The Alosa sapidissima isolate fAloSap1 chromosome 16, fAloSap1.pri, whole genome shotgun sequence genome has a segment encoding these proteins:
- the LOC121685762 gene encoding transmembrane protein 26-like, translating to MMFFQFVCAVVTRSLFILVSLIGVWRVTSVKSDPLYWLLAVLYLPLVVEMIITLKRREGKDYKWFSPAILLFLISIIPSIWILELHHQDNKSIDPQCKRLDSWENVWSMINSTTRNHTVTLKTLADFSTNFHSLCPNDWILALHQVLLLLLILGKWLLPIGGGVTRDELSQLLLIFVGTAADILEFTSETLSDVKENSYELVYIILGVWTWSMLQFPLHLAVVTSRPQDSCESGADADTGARGSSEAPGTGVSHPGRPGNTLLARHSTDIWNIVESLFIQDGPFLVVRLTVMTYFDVFHQMLVFFAIKNFLVVILNLYRLIVICQDYKPLSPTATPLQGECGKRGD from the exons ATGATGTTTTTTCAATTTGTTTGCGCGGTCGTGACCAGGTCGTTATTTATTCTGGTGTCACTAATCGGAGTTTGGAGGGTGACGTCTGTGAAAAGTGACCCCTTGTACTGGTTACTCGCAGTCCTTTACCTACCTCTTGTTGTCGAAATGATTATAACTTTgaaaagaagagaagggaaAGACTACAAATG GTTTTCTCCAGCCATCCTACTGTTCCTCATCAGCATCATTCCTTCCATATGGATTCTGGAATTACATCACCAGGATAACAAATCTATTGACCCACag TGCAAGAGGCTGGACTCCTGGGAGAATGTCTGGAGTATGATCAACTCCACCACAAGGAATCACACTGTGACATTAAAG ACGCTGGCTGACTTCTCAACG AATTTTCATAGTTTGTGTCCAAACGATTGGATCCTCGCTCTTCATCAAgtactactcctcctcctcatccttggCAAATGGCTCCTCCCCATTGGAGGTGGAGTCACTCGTGACGAGCTGTCACAACTGCTGCTCATCTTCGTCGGCACGGCAGCAGACATCTTGGAGTTCACCAGTGAGACGCTGTCCGATGTGAA ggAGAATAGTTATGAGCTCGTGTACATCATCCTGGGAGTGTGGACGTGGAGTATGCTGCAGTTCCCTCTACACCTGGCTG TGGTGACGTCACGGCCTCAGGACTCCTGTGAGTCAGGTGCGGACGCTGACACAGGTGCGAGGGGGTCATCGGAGGCTCCTGGTACGGGGGTGTCTCATCCCGGTCGCCCAGGCAACACGCTCCTGGCCCGCCACAGCACGGACATCTGGAACATCGTGGAGAGCCTGTTCATCCAGGACGGGCCATTCCTGGTGGTGCGGCTGACCGTCATGACCTACTTCGACGTCTTCCACCAGATGCTGGTCTTCTTCGCCATCAAAAACTTCCTGGTGGTCATCCTCAATCTGTACCGCCTCATCGTCATCTGCCAGGACTACAAGCCCTTATCACCCACGGCAACGCCACTCCAGGGGGAATGTGGGAAGAGAGGAGattaa